A region from the Pelobates fuscus isolate aPelFus1 chromosome 1, aPelFus1.pri, whole genome shotgun sequence genome encodes:
- the RPL31 gene encoding large ribosomal subunit protein eL31: MAPAKKGGEKKKGRSAINEVVTREYTINIHKRIHGIGFKKRAPRALKEIRKFAVKEMRTPDVRIDTRLNKAVWAKGIRNVPYRIRVRLSRKRNEDEDSPNKLYTLVTYVPVTTYKGLQTVNVDEN; encoded by the exons ATGGCCCCAGCAAAGAAGGGTGGTGAGAAGAAGAAAGGCCGTTCTGCCATCAATGAGGTGGTAACCAGGGAATACACCATTAATATTCACAAGAGAATCCATGGAAT tgGTTTCAAGAAACGTGCACCAAGGGCTCTGAAGGAGATACGCAAATTTGCTGTGAAGGAGATGCGTACTCCTGATGTGCGTATTGACACAAGGCTAAACAAAGCTGTCTGGGCCAAAGGCATTAG AAATGTTCCATATCGTATCCGTGTGCGTTTGTCCCGAAAACGTAACGAGGATGAAGATTCTCCTAACAAGCTATACACATTGGTCACATATGTGCCAGTCACAACTTACAAAG gattACAGACCGTCAATGTGGATGAAAACTAA